Proteins from one Natrinema salinisoli genomic window:
- a CDS encoding ABC transporter ATP-binding protein, producing MARTQGDADRGQERITDDNGVAVDSALVGDSLELSYPTSEETVVDCARLDIPEEAVTALVGPNGSGKSTLLKALSNHLEPDAGTVKIHGSDLDSFSQKELARELGVLSQENDSLSSISVEDLVYHGRYPYRGFFDGVSDEDHAAVERAIELAGIEELRDAELGQLSGGQKQLAWIAMVLAQDTDVLLLDEPTTFLDVHHQFRVLETIRQLNERKGVTVAVILHDISQAARFADYLVAMRDGELYDWGPPEEVVTEQLLADVFGVEATVEYEPELQVLPKRALPDR from the coding sequence ATGGCACGCACACAGGGAGACGCGGACCGAGGGCAAGAACGAATCACTGACGACAACGGCGTCGCAGTCGACAGCGCACTGGTCGGCGACAGCCTCGAGCTCAGTTATCCGACGAGCGAGGAAACCGTCGTCGACTGTGCGCGCCTCGACATTCCCGAGGAGGCAGTGACCGCACTCGTCGGTCCGAACGGCAGCGGGAAGAGTACGCTCCTGAAGGCGCTCTCGAACCACCTCGAGCCGGACGCGGGGACGGTCAAAATCCACGGCAGCGATCTCGATTCGTTCAGTCAGAAGGAGCTGGCGCGCGAACTGGGCGTCCTCTCGCAGGAGAACGACTCGCTGAGCTCGATCTCGGTCGAGGACCTCGTCTATCACGGCCGCTACCCCTACCGGGGCTTCTTCGACGGCGTCAGCGACGAGGATCACGCGGCGGTCGAACGCGCCATCGAACTGGCGGGGATCGAAGAGCTCCGCGACGCCGAACTCGGCCAACTGAGCGGTGGCCAGAAACAGCTCGCGTGGATCGCCATGGTGTTAGCACAGGACACCGACGTCCTGTTGCTCGACGAGCCGACGACCTTCCTCGACGTCCACCACCAGTTTCGCGTCCTCGAGACGATCCGCCAACTCAACGAACGGAAGGGAGTCACGGTGGCCGTCATCCTCCACGATATCTCGCAAGCCGCTCGCTTTGCGGATTATCTGGTCGCGATGCGTGACGGTGAACTGTACGACTGGGGACCGCCCGAAGAGGTCGTGACCGAACAGCTACTCGCCGACGTCTTCGGGGTCGAAGCCACCGTCGAATACGAGCCCGAACTGCAGGTGCTCCCCAAACGAGCGCTTCCGGACCGGTGA
- a CDS encoding FecCD family ABC transporter permease: MAESQSVGERVSTRKREGWVTGTLVLFCLASMVVTIAAGLVQVSFGEYSMTFREAWTAVFNPDVVFNLDAWSSFLFGTERPEMSTESVVVWNLRLPRVFVAIITGATLAVSGAVFQAVTRNELASPFVLGVSSGAGFAVLATLVVFSGLTPFLPLIAALGGTLAFAIVYTIAWKGGTSPVRLVLAGVIVNMVFQSLQQGLFFFADDLGVVQTAIAWITGSLTGTGWEEVRIAVLPAAVSIAIALAGARQLNVLMLGENTARSLGMRVERVRFSLSAVAILAASAAIAVAGVVSFFGLVVPHIVRNTVGGDYRRLMVGCVFAGPALMVTADVGARLALGGTQMPVGVVTGLIGGPYFLYLMRQQQSMGEL, translated from the coding sequence ATGGCAGAATCGCAGTCAGTAGGGGAACGCGTATCCACCCGGAAGCGGGAGGGATGGGTCACGGGGACGCTCGTCCTCTTCTGTCTGGCAAGCATGGTCGTTACCATCGCCGCCGGCCTCGTGCAGGTGAGTTTCGGGGAATACTCGATGACGTTCCGCGAGGCCTGGACGGCGGTCTTCAACCCCGACGTAGTCTTCAACCTCGACGCCTGGTCGTCGTTCCTGTTCGGGACGGAGCGACCGGAGATGAGTACCGAGAGCGTCGTCGTCTGGAATCTCCGACTACCGCGGGTGTTCGTCGCGATCATCACCGGTGCGACGCTCGCGGTCTCCGGTGCCGTCTTCCAGGCCGTGACGCGCAACGAGCTGGCGAGTCCGTTCGTGCTGGGGGTCAGCTCCGGTGCGGGGTTCGCCGTTCTGGCGACGCTGGTCGTCTTCAGCGGCCTCACGCCGTTTTTGCCGCTGATCGCCGCGCTGGGTGGGACGCTCGCGTTCGCGATCGTCTATACGATCGCCTGGAAAGGCGGCACGAGCCCCGTCCGGCTCGTCCTCGCGGGCGTGATCGTCAACATGGTCTTCCAGTCGCTCCAGCAGGGGCTGTTCTTCTTCGCGGACGATCTGGGCGTCGTACAGACGGCGATCGCCTGGATCACGGGCTCGCTCACCGGCACCGGCTGGGAGGAAGTCCGTATCGCGGTCCTGCCGGCGGCCGTCTCGATCGCGATCGCACTCGCCGGTGCGCGCCAGTTGAACGTCCTGATGTTGGGCGAGAACACCGCCCGTTCGCTCGGGATGCGCGTCGAACGGGTCCGGTTTTCCCTCTCGGCGGTCGCCATTCTGGCCGCGAGTGCCGCGATCGCCGTCGCGGGCGTCGTCAGCTTCTTCGGTCTCGTCGTCCCCCACATCGTCCGGAACACGGTCGGGGGCGACTACCGACGGCTGATGGTCGGCTGCGTCTTCGCCGGCCCCGCGCTGATGGTGACCGCCGACGTCGGCGCGCGGCTTGCGCTGGGGGGAACGCAGATGCCCGTCGGCGTCGTCACCGGCCTGATCGGCGGCCCGTACTTCCTCTATCTGATGCGCCAACAGCAGTCGATGGGTGAACTATAA
- a CDS encoding cupin domain-containing protein produces the protein MTEPVLRRADEIEYETVDAADGLEKGVLIADDHGAPNVAIRRFVLEPDAAVPEHTNEVEHEQYVLAGEYTVGVGDEEYEVEAGDSLLIPAGTVHWYRNEGDEPGAFICAVPNGDDEIQLLE, from the coding sequence ATGACCGAGCCTGTGTTGCGACGCGCCGACGAGATCGAGTACGAGACGGTCGACGCCGCCGACGGCCTCGAGAAGGGCGTCCTGATCGCCGACGACCACGGCGCGCCGAACGTCGCGATCCGGCGGTTCGTCCTCGAGCCCGATGCCGCCGTCCCGGAACACACCAACGAGGTCGAACACGAACAGTACGTCCTCGCGGGCGAGTACACGGTCGGGGTAGGGGACGAGGAGTACGAGGTCGAAGCCGGTGACTCGCTGCTCATCCCCGCGGGCACGGTCCACTGGTACCGCAACGAGGGCGACGAGCCCGGTGCGTTCATCTGTGCCGTTCCGAACGGGGACGACGAGATCCAACTGCTCGAGTAA
- a CDS encoding cold-shock protein — MAKGTVDFFNDTGGYGFIETEDADDDVFFHMEDIGGPDLEEGQELEFDIEQAPKGPRATNVERL, encoded by the coding sequence ATGGCGAAAGGAACCGTTGATTTCTTCAACGACACTGGCGGCTACGGATTCATCGAGACTGAGGACGCGGACGACGACGTGTTCTTCCACATGGAAGACATCGGCGGCCCCGACCTAGAAGAAGGACAGGAGCTCGAGTTCGACATCGAGCAGGCCCCCAAGGGCCCGCGCGCGACGAACGTCGAGCGCCTGTAA
- a CDS encoding Lrp/AsnC family transcriptional regulator → MTEYELDAVDREILYALQEEARNLSSSEIAERTEASSSTVRKRIQRLESEGVIKGYSANIDYTESGYPIRMLLFCTAPIPERGEYIDGILGISGVVSVQELVTGERNLLVTVVGETDRDITPIAQEISDMGLTITDEVLVRSQHSTSFDEFSSQ, encoded by the coding sequence ATGACGGAGTACGAGCTCGACGCGGTCGATCGGGAAATCCTCTACGCGTTACAGGAAGAGGCCCGGAACCTCTCCTCGAGCGAGATCGCCGAGCGGACCGAGGCGTCCTCGAGTACGGTTCGAAAGCGGATTCAGCGGCTGGAGTCGGAGGGGGTCATCAAGGGCTACAGCGCGAACATCGATTATACGGAGTCCGGCTATCCGATTCGAATGCTCTTGTTCTGTACGGCACCGATCCCGGAGCGGGGCGAATACATCGACGGGATTCTCGGTATTTCCGGCGTCGTGTCGGTCCAGGAGCTGGTAACGGGTGAGCGCAACCTCCTCGTGACGGTCGTCGGCGAAACTGATAGGGATATCACGCCGATCGCCCAGGAGATTTCGGATATGGGGTTGACGATCACCGACGAAGTGCTCGTTCGCAGTCAACACTCGACGTCGTTCGACGAATTTTCGTCGCAGTGA
- a CDS encoding proton-conducting transporter membrane subunit, translating into MIDDPSLDGDVAQLSEPRPPTSFVPRASTWTVWALFLCSVGVLALTIRSGAGWELSDLLRVDGLTAIMWVVVTFFSGIVHSYSRRYMAGDRAIDRFYGRVFAFTLVVMTMTAANHIALFAAAWLAMGLVMASLIGHVRDWAQARAAAALARRYFLASSGLLAAALVALAWATGTTTITGILEALESAPKTVTFVAAVAIVLAAIIQSALFPFHNWLLSSMTAPTPASALMHAGFVNAGGILLTRFAPLLADELVVMSAIVLVGACSALLGQAMVLVQPNVKRELGCSTMAQMGFMILQAGLGFFAAAIAHLILHGFYKAYLFLSSGATVEQTAPGHADHTRLGFPGVAVSLLTAVGGGVLFGVLTGKATSLALNSGTVLTIVVVLTTLTAARDILRRSTLPTSVRFVSVPLIVLLAIGGYAVLFNAVSTMLSGVPMTYVSTELTVAHYLAVALFVGSYLVTELGWHRSSTRLYVSLLNVSKPDPATILTNKEEYDDI; encoded by the coding sequence ATGATCGATGACCCATCACTCGACGGCGACGTCGCACAACTCTCCGAACCGAGGCCACCGACTTCGTTCGTCCCGCGAGCGTCGACTTGGACGGTCTGGGCGCTCTTTCTGTGCAGCGTCGGGGTACTCGCCCTGACGATCCGAAGCGGAGCCGGGTGGGAGCTTTCGGACCTCCTGCGAGTCGACGGGCTGACAGCGATCATGTGGGTCGTGGTCACCTTCTTCAGCGGGATCGTCCACAGTTACTCCCGACGATACATGGCGGGCGACCGCGCTATCGATCGGTTCTACGGCCGCGTCTTCGCGTTCACGCTCGTCGTCATGACGATGACCGCCGCGAATCATATCGCGCTGTTTGCGGCCGCGTGGCTGGCGATGGGCCTGGTGATGGCGTCGCTCATCGGACACGTCCGCGACTGGGCGCAGGCCCGGGCCGCCGCGGCGCTCGCTCGGCGGTACTTCCTCGCCAGTAGCGGACTGCTCGCAGCCGCGCTGGTCGCCCTGGCCTGGGCGACGGGGACGACCACCATCACCGGCATTCTCGAGGCCCTCGAGAGCGCGCCGAAAACGGTCACGTTCGTCGCCGCCGTGGCGATCGTTCTCGCGGCGATCATCCAGTCCGCGCTCTTTCCCTTCCACAACTGGCTGCTGTCGTCGATGACCGCACCGACGCCGGCCTCCGCCCTGATGCACGCCGGCTTCGTCAACGCGGGCGGTATCCTACTCACCAGGTTCGCGCCGCTGCTCGCCGACGAACTCGTCGTCATGTCGGCGATCGTCCTCGTCGGCGCGTGCAGCGCCCTGCTCGGCCAGGCGATGGTGCTCGTCCAGCCGAACGTCAAACGCGAACTCGGCTGCTCGACCATGGCTCAGATGGGCTTTATGATACTGCAGGCCGGTCTCGGCTTCTTCGCCGCCGCGATCGCTCACCTCATCCTGCACGGCTTTTACAAGGCGTATCTCTTCCTGTCGTCGGGCGCGACCGTCGAGCAGACGGCACCCGGACACGCCGACCACACCCGACTCGGGTTCCCCGGCGTCGCCGTCAGCCTGCTCACGGCCGTCGGCGGCGGCGTTCTGTTCGGCGTCCTCACCGGGAAGGCGACCAGCCTCGCGTTGAACAGCGGCACCGTCCTGACGATCGTCGTCGTCCTGACGACGCTGACCGCTGCCCGCGACATCCTCCGACGGTCGACGCTACCGACGTCGGTTCGGTTCGTCAGCGTTCCGTTGATCGTCCTGCTCGCCATCGGCGGGTACGCCGTGCTGTTCAACGCCGTCTCGACGATGCTCTCGGGAGTGCCGATGACGTACGTGTCGACCGAGCTGACCGTCGCCCACTACCTCGCCGTCGCCCTGTTCGTCGGCTCCTATCTCGTGACCGAACTGGGCTGGCATCGCTCGAGCACCCGCCTCTACGTCTCGCTGCTGAACGTTTCGAAACCGGATCCGGCGACCATCCTTACCAACAAGGAGGAATACGATGACATCTGA
- a CDS encoding DUF2309 domain-containing protein, which yields MTSDHAADQCRIDDSIERAADALGSVWPLHSFVTANPLSGFEDEPFHRAVAEGERLFGGRGYPRPSVFRRAWDDGRIDPDVLSDELEARGIDRDPETLLDELADAETDGGTDIDPATEAVDRALSKWLAAFLDHGQAKWSMPNREQGFYAAWREVAPYDGDVPGCSDPDDLPHTAIDALEAVLSDYPEGRWVDIVEHHLAALPGWSGFVKQRADDDADQWQREYPITLNGYLAVRLTLADLLDAPIDPDAADAASGGTGTAVAADDDGEGDEVPLPEIWLTAWERSYRERLLEGIDDTVTDPSHGEGSRPAAQLVFCIDTRSEVIRRHIEAQGPYETHGYAGFFGVPMRYRGYDAATDIDACPPIVDPAHRVVDRPADDSDATTAHDRWTGLVNAARKHFEALKHNVVSAFTFVEGGGAAYGSAMTTRTLSPGTVSALEDALDERVPSRHEFCSPAVDEDEYGDHAHGAADLPQGMSLEEKVEYAATAFELMGWEEFARLVVFTGHASETTNNPFDSSLDCGACAGNPGGPNARVLATICNDEAVRESLRDRGFDVPEDTVFLAGEHNTTTDEITLFDGAVPDSHRADLETVREDLARAQTGAAAERTASVDDDEAAVDEVKRKAADWAETRPEWGLAGNASFVIGPRELTDDRNLDGRAFLHSYDWTTDPDGEALEAILAGPLVVTQWINNQYYFATVDNGVYGSGSKVTQNPVGNVGVVQGNGGDLMTGLPLQSLKIGDDRPYHQPLRLTAVVHAPVDRVTEILREHEDVRRLLDNGWIGDLTVLDPERDNATFRYRGDLEWETDAEVEATAESGPAPTPQPAADD from the coding sequence ATGACATCTGACCACGCCGCCGACCAGTGCCGCATCGACGACAGTATCGAACGCGCGGCCGACGCGCTCGGCTCGGTCTGGCCGCTACACTCCTTCGTCACGGCCAACCCCCTCTCGGGGTTCGAAGACGAGCCGTTTCACCGGGCCGTCGCGGAAGGCGAGCGACTGTTCGGCGGCCGCGGCTACCCGCGTCCGTCCGTCTTCCGCCGGGCCTGGGACGACGGTCGGATCGATCCGGACGTGCTGAGCGACGAACTCGAGGCCCGCGGGATCGATCGGGATCCCGAGACGCTCCTCGACGAGCTGGCCGACGCCGAAACGGACGGCGGCACTGATATCGATCCCGCGACGGAGGCCGTCGACCGAGCGCTCTCGAAGTGGCTCGCGGCGTTTCTCGATCACGGCCAGGCGAAGTGGTCGATGCCCAACCGCGAGCAGGGATTCTACGCCGCCTGGCGCGAGGTCGCCCCGTACGACGGCGACGTCCCCGGCTGTAGCGACCCCGACGACCTCCCCCACACGGCGATCGACGCGCTCGAGGCGGTCCTCAGCGACTATCCCGAAGGCCGCTGGGTGGACATCGTCGAACACCACCTCGCCGCGCTCCCCGGCTGGAGCGGATTCGTCAAACAGCGGGCCGACGACGACGCCGATCAGTGGCAACGGGAGTACCCGATCACGCTGAACGGGTATCTCGCGGTGCGGCTGACGCTGGCCGACCTGTTGGACGCGCCGATCGATCCCGACGCCGCCGACGCCGCCAGCGGGGGTACCGGCACTGCCGTCGCCGCCGACGATGACGGCGAGGGCGACGAGGTGCCGCTCCCCGAAATCTGGCTGACCGCGTGGGAGCGGAGCTATCGAGAACGACTCCTCGAGGGGATCGACGATACGGTCACGGATCCGTCCCACGGCGAGGGCTCGCGACCGGCGGCACAGCTCGTGTTCTGCATCGATACTCGCTCGGAGGTGATCCGTCGCCACATCGAAGCCCAGGGTCCCTACGAGACGCACGGCTACGCGGGATTCTTCGGCGTTCCGATGCGCTACCGGGGCTACGACGCCGCGACCGATATCGACGCCTGTCCGCCGATCGTCGACCCGGCCCATCGCGTCGTCGACCGTCCGGCGGACGATTCGGACGCCACGACCGCCCACGATCGATGGACCGGACTGGTGAACGCGGCCCGCAAACACTTCGAGGCGCTCAAGCACAACGTCGTCTCCGCGTTCACGTTCGTCGAAGGCGGTGGGGCCGCCTACGGTTCGGCCATGACGACGCGGACGCTGTCGCCCGGGACCGTCTCCGCGCTCGAGGACGCCCTCGACGAGCGCGTGCCGAGCCGTCACGAGTTCTGTTCCCCCGCCGTCGACGAGGACGAGTACGGCGATCACGCCCACGGCGCGGCCGATCTCCCGCAGGGGATGAGCCTCGAGGAGAAAGTCGAGTACGCCGCGACCGCCTTCGAGCTCATGGGCTGGGAGGAGTTCGCCCGCCTGGTCGTCTTCACCGGCCACGCAAGCGAGACGACGAACAACCCCTTCGACTCGAGCCTCGACTGCGGCGCCTGCGCCGGGAATCCGGGCGGACCGAACGCCCGCGTGCTCGCGACGATCTGTAACGACGAGGCCGTCCGCGAGAGCCTCCGCGACCGCGGCTTCGACGTCCCCGAGGACACCGTCTTCCTCGCGGGCGAACACAACACGACGACCGACGAGATCACCCTGTTCGACGGTGCGGTGCCCGACAGCCACCGGGCGGACCTCGAGACGGTCCGCGAGGACCTCGCCCGCGCGCAGACCGGGGCCGCGGCCGAGCGCACTGCGTCGGTGGACGACGACGAAGCGGCCGTCGACGAGGTGAAACGGAAAGCGGCCGACTGGGCCGAAACCCGCCCCGAGTGGGGGCTGGCCGGGAACGCCTCCTTCGTCATCGGCCCGCGCGAACTCACCGACGATCGGAATCTCGACGGCCGGGCGTTCCTCCACTCCTACGACTGGACGACCGATCCGGACGGCGAGGCGCTCGAGGCGATCCTGGCGGGGCCGCTGGTCGTCACCCAGTGGATCAACAACCAGTACTACTTCGCGACCGTGGACAACGGGGTCTACGGGAGCGGCTCGAAGGTCACCCAGAACCCGGTCGGCAACGTCGGCGTCGTGCAGGGCAACGGCGGCGACCTGATGACCGGCCTGCCACTCCAGTCGCTGAAGATTGGCGACGACCGCCCGTACCACCAGCCGCTCCGCCTGACGGCGGTCGTCCACGCCCCGGTCGACCGCGTGACCGAGATTCTCCGCGAGCACGAGGACGTCCGTCGACTGCTCGACAACGGCTGGATCGGGGACCTGACCGTCCTCGATCCCGAACGCGATAACGCGACCTTCCGCTATCGGGGCGACCTCGAGTGGGAGACCGATGCCGAGGTCGAGGCCACGGCGGAGAGCGGGCCCGCGCCGACCCCACAGCCGGCGGCCGACGACTGA
- a CDS encoding carbonic anhydrase, producing MGTDHEILERLLAGNERHVASLPDDYFADVQTSQHPTVVAICCSDSRVSHEGMWGIDRPGAVFTPSNIGNQVWDEDDGERIIDGGILYPIHHTGTDVVAVVGHTGCGAVTAAYRVATGERPPGPQGVDKWVDMLVPVVEEGLESGLVDPDADDVRVINQLVEYNVDYQARSLREADDVPDTVDVYGFVYDFQGIYGDEPGRTYLVSVNGETDPDVLAALVPEGYEVTTRSLLSR from the coding sequence ATGGGGACTGATCACGAGATCCTCGAGCGGCTACTCGCGGGCAACGAGCGCCACGTCGCGTCGCTGCCCGACGACTACTTCGCGGACGTCCAGACGAGCCAGCACCCGACCGTCGTCGCGATCTGTTGTTCGGACTCGCGGGTCTCACACGAAGGTATGTGGGGCATCGACCGTCCGGGAGCGGTCTTCACGCCGAGCAACATCGGAAATCAGGTCTGGGACGAGGACGACGGCGAGCGGATCATCGACGGGGGGATCCTCTATCCGATCCACCACACCGGGACCGACGTCGTCGCCGTCGTCGGCCACACCGGCTGTGGCGCCGTCACCGCCGCCTACCGGGTCGCGACCGGCGAGCGGCCGCCGGGTCCGCAGGGGGTCGACAAGTGGGTCGACATGCTCGTTCCCGTCGTCGAGGAGGGGCTCGAGAGCGGTCTCGTCGACCCCGACGCGGACGACGTGCGCGTGATCAACCAGCTCGTCGAGTACAACGTCGACTACCAGGCGCGGTCCCTCCGCGAGGCCGACGACGTGCCGGACACCGTCGACGTCTACGGGTTCGTCTACGATTTCCAGGGGATTTACGGCGACGAACCCGGCCGAACGTATCTCGTCTCCGTCAACGGCGAGACCGACCCCGACGTCCTCGCGGCCCTCGTTCCCGAGGGCTACGAGGTGACGACCCGCAGTCTGCTCTCCCGGTAG
- a CDS encoding NADP-dependent oxidoreductase, giving the protein MAETRQWQLASRPVGEPTHDNFELVTVDRPEPGDGEVLVKTLYQSVDPYMRGRMRDAESYAEPWDVGDPMRAGIVGEVLESNADGFDEGDVVTGDLLWAEHAVGDADELRKVNPELGPVSTALGVLGMPGVTAYWGLLDVGDPKPGDTVFVSAAAGAVGSVVGQLARLNGARVVGTAGSDEKIDWLTEELGFDAAINYKETDDLSGAVAEACPNGIDVYFDNVGGPITDAVWPRLNEFSRVAICGQISLYNETEVPTGPRKLATLIEKRAKVEGLLVSDYEDRWGEALTRLSQFIGEGELQYRENVVEGFENAPDAFLGLFEGDNIGKQLVKVAERDA; this is encoded by the coding sequence ATGGCAGAAACCAGACAATGGCAACTCGCCAGCCGGCCCGTCGGCGAACCGACCCACGATAACTTCGAACTCGTCACCGTCGACCGGCCCGAACCGGGCGACGGCGAGGTCCTCGTGAAGACGCTGTATCAGTCCGTCGACCCCTACATGCGCGGCCGGATGCGCGATGCGGAATCGTACGCCGAGCCGTGGGACGTCGGCGACCCGATGCGGGCGGGGATCGTCGGCGAGGTCCTCGAGTCCAACGCCGACGGGTTCGACGAAGGCGACGTCGTCACCGGCGACCTCCTCTGGGCGGAGCACGCCGTCGGCGACGCGGACGAACTCCGGAAAGTGAACCCGGAACTCGGCCCGGTCTCGACGGCGCTCGGCGTCCTCGGCATGCCCGGCGTGACGGCCTACTGGGGCCTGCTCGATGTCGGCGACCCGAAGCCCGGCGACACTGTGTTCGTCTCCGCCGCCGCGGGGGCGGTCGGCTCCGTCGTCGGCCAGCTCGCCCGGCTCAACGGCGCGCGCGTCGTCGGGACCGCCGGCAGCGACGAGAAGATCGACTGGCTCACCGAGGAGCTCGGCTTCGACGCCGCGATCAACTACAAGGAGACCGACGATCTCTCCGGTGCCGTGGCCGAGGCCTGCCCGAACGGGATCGACGTCTACTTCGACAACGTCGGCGGCCCGATCACCGATGCCGTCTGGCCACGGCTCAACGAGTTCTCTCGCGTCGCGATCTGCGGCCAGATCTCGCTGTACAACGAGACCGAGGTCCCGACCGGCCCCCGAAAGCTCGCGACGCTCATCGAGAAACGCGCGAAAGTCGAAGGCCTGCTCGTCAGCGATTACGAGGACCGGTGGGGCGAAGCGCTCACGCGACTCTCGCAGTTCATCGGCGAGGGCGAGCTGCAGTACCGCGAGAACGTCGTCGAGGGCTTCGAAAACGCACCCGACGCGTTCCTCGGGCTGTTCGAGGGAGATAACATCGGCAAACAGCTCGTCAAAGTCGCCGAGCGAGACGCGTAA
- a CDS encoding ABC transporter permease has translation MLSVGFRALFRREILRFVRRPKNTFMPPAITNVLYFAVFGVILGNRIDKIAGFDYILFIVPGLIVLGAISNAFENASFSIFHGRWNEYIHETLTSPLSYVEMVVAYVGASAVRGLVVGLIIAAVGRVFVPISIEHGLYLVATMVVITSLFAGFGIIGGLIARDFDDLTVMNQFILRPLVFFGAVFYSLETFEQAWQVNLSLLNPMVYMVDSVRYGLLGYSDLIGVSILPAPYTEFAPLVSLGVLTTGTVLVLAIDVYLFKIGYGLTD, from the coding sequence ATGCTGTCGGTGGGCTTCCGCGCGCTCTTCCGCCGCGAGATACTGCGGTTCGTCCGCCGGCCCAAGAACACGTTCATGCCGCCGGCGATCACGAACGTGCTCTACTTCGCCGTCTTCGGCGTGATCCTCGGCAACCGGATCGACAAGATCGCCGGCTTCGACTACATTCTCTTCATCGTCCCCGGCCTCATCGTGCTGGGCGCGATCTCGAACGCGTTCGAGAACGCCTCGTTCTCGATCTTCCACGGCCGGTGGAACGAATACATCCACGAGACGCTGACCTCACCGCTATCTTACGTCGAGATGGTCGTCGCCTACGTCGGTGCCAGCGCGGTGCGAGGGCTCGTCGTCGGCCTCATCATCGCCGCCGTCGGTCGGGTGTTCGTCCCGATCAGCATCGAACACGGCCTCTACCTCGTCGCCACGATGGTCGTCATCACGTCGCTGTTCGCCGGGTTCGGCATCATCGGCGGACTCATCGCCCGGGATTTCGACGATCTGACCGTGATGAACCAGTTCATCCTCCGGCCGCTGGTGTTCTTCGGTGCGGTCTTCTACTCGCTCGAGACGTTCGAGCAGGCCTGGCAGGTGAACCTCTCCCTGCTAAATCCGATGGTCTACATGGTCGACAGCGTCCGGTACGGACTGCTGGGCTACTCGGATCTGATCGGAGTCAGCATCCTGCCCGCGCCCTACACCGAGTTCGCGCCGCTGGTCTCGCTCGGGGTGCTCACCACGGGGACCGTCCTCGTCTTGGCGATCGACGTCTACCTGTTTAAAATCGGCTACGGGCTGACGGACTGA
- a CDS encoding ABC transporter ATP-binding protein, with the protein MPPAIETVDLVKEYGELRALQELSLTVEEGEFFGLLGPNGAGKTTFINTLVGLVRKTGGEARVFGYDVEDDYRQARDAIGLAPQEFNVDRFFSIREVLKHKAGYHGVPEDEAADRADEVLKRVGIYDKRDERFDWLSGGMKRRLLLARALVTEPDLLILDEPTAGVDVQLRHDLWELVQELNEEGTTILLTTHYIEEAERLCDRVAIMNEGRKVTVATPDDLKQRGTDTIAVRLESTPSTEPDLGPYAHETTVSGDRLEVRVDDGGSTAPQLLNDLEAMGHEIADLEITRTSLEEIFVDLTRSEDRTVTRSSADSTDEEPPVSREQEREREQEGVA; encoded by the coding sequence ATGCCACCGGCCATCGAGACCGTCGACCTCGTGAAAGAGTATGGTGAGTTGCGCGCCCTGCAGGAGCTGTCGCTGACCGTCGAGGAAGGCGAGTTCTTCGGTCTCCTCGGCCCCAACGGGGCGGGGAAGACGACGTTCATCAACACGCTGGTCGGCCTGGTTCGCAAGACCGGCGGTGAGGCGCGAGTCTTCGGCTACGACGTCGAGGACGACTATCGACAGGCCCGGGACGCGATCGGGCTCGCACCCCAGGAGTTCAACGTCGACCGGTTCTTCTCGATTCGAGAAGTCTTGAAACACAAGGCGGGCTATCACGGCGTCCCCGAAGACGAAGCCGCCGACCGAGCCGACGAGGTTCTCAAACGCGTCGGGATCTACGACAAGCGCGACGAGCGCTTCGACTGGCTCTCCGGCGGGATGAAACGGCGCCTGCTGCTCGCTCGAGCGCTGGTGACCGAACCCGATCTGCTCATTCTGGACGAGCCGACCGCGGGCGTCGACGTCCAGCTCCGGCACGACCTCTGGGAACTCGTGCAAGAACTCAACGAGGAGGGGACGACGATCCTCCTGACGACCCACTACATCGAGGAGGCCGAACGCCTCTGTGATCGCGTCGCGATCATGAACGAGGGCCGGAAGGTGACCGTCGCGACGCCGGACGACCTGAAACAGCGCGGGACCGACACGATCGCCGTGCGCCTCGAGTCGACACCGTCCACCGAACCCGACCTCGGCCCCTACGCACACGAAACGACGGTATCGGGCGACCGCCTCGAGGTCCGCGTCGACGACGGCGGCTCGACCGCGCCGCAGTTGCTCAATGACCTCGAGGCGATGGGCCACGAGATCGCCGACCTCGAGATTACGCGAACATCGCTCGAGGAGATCTTCGTCGACCTGACGCGAAGCGAGGATCGGACCGTGACTCGATCGTCGGCGGACAGCACGGACGAGGAACCGCCGGTGAGCCGCGAGCAAGAGCGGGAGCGCGAACAGGAGGGGGTCGCCTGA